GCGTCGGCCGCACCGCAGAGAAGATCGACTCGATCGAGACCGCCTCGCGGTAGACCGGCAGCTGTTTGGCCTTGAGCTTGCTCGAATCGAGGAAATCATCGACCATCCCGCTCAGGTCGCGGGCGCTGGCGTCGATGTAGTCCAGGAACTTGAGCTGCTCGGGCGTCACGTCGCCTCCGATCCCGTCGTGCAGGATCGACGCGAACTCGCGGATAACGGTCAACGGCGTACGGAACTCGTGTGCGACATCGTCCACGAAACGGTGGGCCGTGACCGTCATCTCGGTCAGCCGTTCGTTCTTAAGCTGCAGCTCGTGGTTGGTCTCGCGCAGGGCCTTGGCGTATTCCTTGTTGCGCTGCGACAGCTTGTACCGGCCAGCGCATCGGCGATCGCCAGGTGCAGCTGCCCGTCGGGACGCATGACATCGCCCTTGGTCAGGTAGTCCGACGCGCCCCCGCGGAACGCCTCGGCCGCCTCCTGCTCGCTGCCCGACGCCGTCAGCATCAGCACCGGCCCAACATCCATCCGGATCAGGTCGGTCAGCCAGTCCAATCCCGTCCCGTCAGGCATATCGATATCACACAGGATCGCGATCGGCCCACTCCCCGGCATGTGCGCGAGCGCCTCCGACGCGTCGGTAAACGTGGACACCTGCCCAACCTTTAGCGACGCGTGCGGCTCGGCCAACTGCTTCTCGAGCAGACGGAGAATCATCTCGTCGTCGTCGATCGCAATGATGTTGACGGGTCTTCGGTTCGGCATCGAATCATCCCTTCCGGGTCACCCCCCCTTATGGAGGCGCTGGACGGCAAACGACTTGGTCCAACAGAAAAATCGGACCAGACCGCACGACGCTTAAGCCCATCACATCCGCGCCGCGACAATCCGCTTCGCCCAGACCGCATATCCCGACCTAACCTCCTCAACACGGTGCAGCGAAGGACCGCAACCTCCGATACCTAACCTGCACCGCGCCCCGGGCCGATGCCCGATAAGCTGTGCAGCCCCGACGGCCCCGACCCACACAACACCGCATCACAACCGGATTTTTCTTATGACCTGGTGGCAGGCCATCATCCTCGGCATCGTCGAAGGGCTCACCGAGTACCTCCCGGTCAGCTCGACCGGCCACCTGATCCTCGCGTCCTGGGCGCTCGGGCTCAGCGACGGCAGCGCGTCTTCGGAGCGCGCGATCAACAGCTTCAACATCGTCATCCAGGCCGGCGCGATCGCCGCCGTCCTCGGGCTCTACCGCGCACGCGTCGTGCAGATGTGCCGCGGCATCCTCGGCAAAGACGCCGACGGCCGACGGCTCGCCATCAACCTCGTCATCGCGTTCCTCCCCGCGGCCGTGCTCGGGCCGCTGCTCAACGACACGATCGAGCAGGCGCTCTTCAAGCCCTGGCCCGTCATCGGTGCGCTGTTCGTCGGTGCCTGGCTCATGCTCGCCGTCGCGTGGAACCAGAAGCTCCTGGAAGGGCGGTCCAACCTCGAGATCGAAGACATCAACTGGCGCATCGCGCTACTCATCGGCTTTGGACAGTGCATCGCGATGTGGCCCGGCACAAGCCGGAGCATGATGACCATCGTCGCCGCGCTCATGCTCGGCCTACGCGCCAAGGCCGCCGCCGAATTCAGCTTCCTCCTCGGGCTCATCACCCTCAGCGCCGCCACCTGCTACTCCGGCGTCCGCGGGGGCACCGAGATCATCGAGGAGATCGGCTGGATGCCGCTCTTCATCGGATTCCTCGCCGCAACCTTCTCCGCCGCGCTCGCTGTCAAATGGTTCGTCGGGTTCCTCACCAAGCACGGCCTCGCGCCGTTCGGCTGGTACCGCCTCGCGCTCGCCGTCGGGCTCGGGCTCCTCATCTACACCGGCATCATGGAAATGAAATAGTTTCCCGAAAACGAAGCCCACAGGTCCCATCTGTGGGTGCCCCCCGCGCGCAGCACCCACCCCTACACCTCCATCAAAACCGCCAACGCGCCCGGCTTCGCCGCGGCCTCCAACACCCCCGCGCCGTCCGCCAGCTTCATCCGCCTGCTGATCAAACTCACCACATCCACGTCCCCGGCCGACAACGCCTCCAGCGCCGCACCCATCGGCCCGCAGCGGCTGCCCACCACGCTGACCTCGTCACGCACGATCGGCGATAAGTCAATCGAAACATCGGCAGCGGTGGGGCGGAGGGGCAGCGACTTGAGCACCACCGTCCCGCGCGGCCGAACCATCGCCATCGCCGTCGCCAAACCCGCCGCCTTCCCCGTGCAGTCGACCACGATGTCCTGGTCCTGACGCAATCCAACATCCGCCAACGGCCGATGCTTCACACCCCATTTCTCGCACAGCGCGAGCTTTGCTTCGTGGTGCCCGATACACCGCACCGTCGCGTTCAGCCGGCTCAGCACCTGCGCACAAACCAGACCCAAAGGCCCATCGCCCAGCACCGTCAGGTATGGCCGACCCTGGATCGTCAGCTGCCGAAGGATCTGATACGCCGACGCCACCAACCCTGCGAACACCGCGCCGTCGTCGTCCACGTTCTCCGGCACGGTGTGCAGATTGATCGCCGGCAGCGCAAACCGCTCCGCGAAACAGCCATCCCGCCCAACGCGCCCCAGCACCGTCCGCCTGCGGCAGTGTTCCTTCAAGCCCGCCCGGCAAAGGTCGCACGCGCCGCAAACACAATTGATCTCGCCCACGACGCGACGCCCGAGGTTGGCTTTGTCCACGCCCTTGCCCACCGCCTCAACGACGCCCACAAACGCGTGGCCCATCACGCCCGTAAACGCATCGCGCCCATCGGCCGCGTCCTGCACCAGCGCGACATCCGCCGCGCCGGCACACAGCCGCGTCGGCGCAATCAACACCTCGCCGGCGGGGGGGCTGGGGTCCGCGAAACCCGGATCAAACGCGGCCCCGGCATCCTTCAACACAATCGCACGCATACAGCACTCCTGATGCAGCACACGCCGCACGCCAACATCATCGGCCAAACCCGCCGACCGCATCCGATTACAATCCCACACCCCGGAGATCGACCCCGACTTCGACATCAAGAACACCGGCGACGCACTAGAACATCCAACCTCAAGCACCCCGAGCCCGCACCATGACCGAACACGACCCCGGCGACCACGACAACCCGCTCCAGGGCTACTTCGACTGGCAGGTCACCACCCTCATGCTCGCACGCGACCTCAGCGAACCCGTCTCCGCCACCGACGAAGCGGCGCAGCACCAACGCCGACACGACACCGAAAACCTCGTCCGCGAGCTCACCCTCGGCGTCCTCCCCGAGCAATACAAACACGACGCCAACCTCGCCTGGCCCCCCGAGCTCATGATGCAGATCACCCGCGAAACCCTGCGAAAAGCCACCAATCTCGCCGGCATCTAAAGCCCGGCCGAGGCCTCGGCCGGGTCTCTCAACTCGTCGTCCCACGCTTCAGATACAGCCGGATGCAGTGCCCCGCGACCTGCTTCTCGCAGATGCGCCCGACGACAAACAACACGACCCCGCCCAGCACCATCCCGACCCCCAGCGCGATCTCCACGATGTTGTTCCCGCTCGTCCCGCGACGCGTGTCCGACAGGAAGATGAACGACGTCACCACGCCCGAGACGATGAAGATCAGCCCCGCCAGGTAGCCCACAAAGATCAAGTGCGCCAGCAGCGAAAACAGCACACCCACCACGCCGCCACACTTCGCATAGACCCACCACAGCATCCCCAC
The sequence above is a segment of the Phycisphaeraceae bacterium D3-23 genome. Coding sequences within it:
- a CDS encoding response regulator translates to MPNRRPVNIIAIDDDEMILRLLEKQLAEPHASLKVGQVSTFTDASEALAHMPGSGPIAILCDIDMPDGTGLDWLTDLIRMDVGPVLMLTASGSEQEAAEAFRGGASDYLTKGDVMRPDGQLHLAIADALAGTSCRSATRNTPRPCARPTTSCSLRTNG
- a CDS encoding undecaprenyl-diphosphate phosphatase, translating into MTWWQAIILGIVEGLTEYLPVSSTGHLILASWALGLSDGSASSERAINSFNIVIQAGAIAAVLGLYRARVVQMCRGILGKDADGRRLAINLVIAFLPAAVLGPLLNDTIEQALFKPWPVIGALFVGAWLMLAVAWNQKLLEGRSNLEIEDINWRIALLIGFGQCIAMWPGTSRSMMTIVAALMLGLRAKAAAEFSFLLGLITLSAATCYSGVRGGTEIIEEIGWMPLFIGFLAATFSAALAVKWFVGFLTKHGLAPFGWYRLALAVGLGLLIYTGIMEMK
- a CDS encoding alcohol dehydrogenase catalytic domain-containing protein, whose product is MRAIVLKDAGAAFDPGFADPSPPAGEVLIAPTRLCAGAADVALVQDAADGRDAFTGVMGHAFVGVVEAVGKGVDKANLGRRVVGEINCVCGACDLCRAGLKEHCRRRTVLGRVGRDGCFAERFALPAINLHTVPENVDDDGAVFAGLVASAYQILRQLTIQGRPYLTVLGDGPLGLVCAQVLSRLNATVRCIGHHEAKLALCEKWGVKHRPLADVGLRQDQDIVVDCTGKAAGLATAMAMVRPRGTVVLKSLPLRPTAADVSIDLSPIVRDEVSVVGSRCGPMGAALEALSAGDVDVVSLISRRMKLADGAGVLEAAAKPGALAVLMEV